The Falco peregrinus isolate bFalPer1 chromosome 1, bFalPer1.pri, whole genome shotgun sequence genome has a window encoding:
- the LOC129783659 gene encoding uncharacterized protein LOC129783659, with the protein MAVEDAGKAPAAPKRAWAHSDDTKEATEAAQPGPQLPAGPGPPRSAGGLSDRRPLSFYSVACVLSAHWSAPAPPTPANAHFIGPFESGSDDACSARSSLPCSPEAAAPGRRAAATGRAESRETAAAASPKQAKGKFLGVMGAQDQGQQSATDTSVINPTVPSLPTTLCGNVLDLLPGDKEVTESAMRNSSAESSASKYLI; encoded by the exons ATGGCAGTTGAAGACGCCG GCAaggccccagcagctcccaaacGCGCCTGGGCCCACAGTGATGACACGAAGGAGGCGACCGAGGCGGCGCAGCCCGGGCCGCAGCTCCCTgcaggccccggccccccccgctCCGCGGGCGGCCTAAGCGATCGGCGCCCCTTAAGCTTCTACAGCGTGGCGTG TGTCCTCAGTGCGCATTGGTCGGCGCCGGCCCCACCCACGCCCGCAAACGCGCACTTCATTGGTCCGTTTGAATCCGGCAGCGATGACGCGTGCTCTGCGCGCTCCTCTCTCCCCTGTTCCCCTGAGGCAGCCGCACCGGGTCGCCGTGCCGCAGCCACGGGCCGGGCCGAGTCGAGGGAGACGGCCGCCGCGGCTTCG cCGAAGCAAGCAAAGGGAAAATTCCTAGGGGTAATGGGAGCCCAAGACCAGGGGCAGCAGAGCGCCACCGACACGTCTGTAATCAATCCTACGGTGCCATCTCTCCCCACCACACTGT GTGGGAATGTACTTGACCTCTTACCAGGAGATAAAGAGGTTACAGAGTCTGCCATGAGAAATTCTTCAGCGGAAAGTTCTGCTTCCAAGTATCTGATTTGA